Part of the Musa acuminata AAA Group cultivar baxijiao chromosome BXJ2-7, Cavendish_Baxijiao_AAA, whole genome shotgun sequence genome is shown below.
TCTTCATCTCATCCCATCTTCCCCGCTCTCCTAACTGATCAATGATATTAACAAAGATCTTAGGATCAGGGTACAATCCTGCTTCCTGCATTTTTGCAAAGAATCCAAGAGCGTGTTTCAGATCTCCAGCCTTGCAATGCCACCGAATCAGTGCATTCCAAGTCATGATGTCCGGTTTCAAGCCTGTACTCTGCATTTTCTCAAATATCTTAACTGCTTCATCCAACTGACCATACTTCCCAAATGTATCAATCATACCATTGTACATCCTCACGTCAGGTTCAATCCCTAGCTCATGCATCTCCACCACAAGGCTCATAGCCTTCTTCCACATGCCATTGTCCCTGTAAAGCCTTATGATTTTGCTATAAACGAAAGAATCCAACCAAAAACCCTTCTCCTTCATCTCTCCAAGAACCCACCAGGTGTCCTCTAACCGCCCGGAATGGACGTACGAATCCAGGAGGAGCAAGTAAGTCTCTCGATTCCGATCGATGCCCTCCTTGCCCATCTCGACCAGCAAGCGATCAGCCATCAAGAGCTGCCCTTTCCTCAAGAACCCGCCGAGGAGTGAGTTGTACTCCCTCGAGGTCAGCCGATGGCCGGACCACTTCATCTCTCGGAAGACGGCGTCAGCCTCGAGCGTCCTCCCGGTGAGTCCCAACGCGTAGACGAGGCGGGCGTAGCACGCCGTGCTTGGGCGCATCCCCGCCGCCTCCATCCGGCTCAAGAGGTGCAAAGACCGGTCAAGGCGGCCCTTTGCGCAGTGGGATTGGATCAAAGCGTTGTAGGATTCCCGCGAAAGCTCTTCCTTCTCGTTTTCTTGACCGACTCCATCATCAAGGTGGTCTTTTGGGACCAAGATCGAATTTTTCGGTGCGACAGCAGCGAGTTTGCGGAGGTCACGTCGTCCAGGCGGGGAAGAAGTGAAGCCACGAGGGAAGGGATTAAGAAGGGAGGGTTTTAGGGGGAATCCGATAAGCGCAGCTTCCATTTCCACTCGTTCTGGATTCAACTCATATTGGTTTCTACAGAAATGAGAGGCCAATGGAGAGACTGAGAGCGAGATTTATGGAGCGAAGCAGAAGGAGCACGAAGCAGCCACCGGGGAGGATATCTTTACTTCACGGCGTACGGCCCCGTTCTAGTCGCGAAACATGACGTGGCGAACACTGACGCGGCAGGACAGGGCGGGGCCCATAAGTCCCCTTCACGTGGGCCTATGGCGTCTTGAATCGTGCCTTCTTCCGGGTCCCGAATAGCTTTTCTTCTTTGGCTGACTGCTGCTGACGTGACTTGGCGGGACCGTTAACGGATCGTACCATACGACCCGAATCCGACAAAAACCGTGACGGTCCGATTAGTTTATTGTAACGGTTTCGGTAGAGGCCAGTGTGACAATGTAACGGGCCATTTATAACGTTGATTTGGACTCGCAGTGCGCTGTTCGCACATCGTTTTCCCGGCGAGATCAGAAGCCAAACATGTGGCGATGGCTCCGCCGCAACGGGGAGCGAGGCGCCGATTCAATCCACCTCCCTCCTCCCTTTCCCTATCCAAGTCTACCTTCAATGCACCTCGTTTGTTGTCGTCAATTCCTCGTCTTTTTAATCTGCCGCTCGCAAGGACGCGGCTTGCTCTGCCAGCAGGCATCGAGCTTCTCGTGGTCCCCGGTGAGCAGCCATGAAGTCCCATCGCCTCGTAATTCGCCGTTCCGGAGGCCTGATGCCATCCGGAATCCCGAGCAAGCCGAAGCTCGGCCTTAGAGTTCTCGGAATCTTCTCGGCGTGGCCGAGGCTTGCGTCCTTTGCGCCCGTGAAAGCCAGCTCGGGCGTCGGGGACACCTCCGTCTCGCATTCGACCATCGTTCCCGCTTCCGCGGCCGAACCGGGGCAACGAAGGGATCCCGTGCTGGGTTCTTTGGAAGTTGATGACGTGGAAGAGAAGCTCGAAAAGGCGAGATCTTTCTCCGTTTGGCTTGATGTCGCCGCAATGGTTTTGGAAGAAAAGAAAGTGCCTTATCAGTCAAGATTTTTCCTTGCAGGTGATATATAGGTTCCGATTCTTCGCGTTCCTCCCGGTGGCTGGTTCTCTGATGGGTTCCATAATCTGTTTTCTCAAGGTATGGTCGGACTTCATTAGATTGCTTCTTTGTCCGCTGGTCGATCTTTAATTTGCATGACAGGTGTTTGTTATTCGGTCGTCACCGACTCTCGAGTAATTAGAAGTGAAAGATACAGGTGCAGCCATAGGATAGGAGGTGTCAACTGGGCCAGGGGTTCTGAAATAACTAACCATACTCCATCCTACTCCGCGATAAAAGCTAATTTGGATGGATATCCCATAAAATAGACAAACAAAAAGAATTTGGATGATTTACATGTCCAATCTATCACAGGAAAGGTGTCCATATGAGTTGAATTTTTGCAACCATTACTTGAATAACTTTTCCTtttattgatctactaatttataTCATGTATTAatctatattttttcttttagttGTTCAGGTGACTTTAGTTGTGGGATCAATTGAGCAATACTAGATATGCAATTTTTCATGGTCTTCTATAGTAAACATTGATAAATGTTGCTAATTTCATTTACCAAGATGATGCCAGAGCAAATAGGCAATCTTTGGTGCATCAATAAATTGTCAATATTCTTGCTGTCATGGAAAGCATACGTCTTCTGAGAAGAGCAGCTGAGATTGTGGCCAAGAGATTCAGGGCTACATATCTTTCGATAACTGTAGACTCTTTTTAAATGACTCATATGAGGGTAGTTCAATTTGATTATATGTAACTGAATTCCTTTTCTGCATGTTTGTTGTTCTAGCTGTCCTCAAACTTGTTGTTAATGGAAGGACTACCTAGTCGATGAGGCCCCTTCTGTGAGATGGGAAAGCATGATACCTATGCAGGGTTAAGTTTGCTTGCCAAGAAGAACTACGACTCAGAATTTTAGCACTTAAGTTTCTCTGGTCCAACCTCACCATGGCTCCAAGGCTTACAACATTGAATTTTGTATATTAATATCAAATTGTCTTCACTGAATTATCTTAATGCATTGAGTATTACCACTTTCACAATGTTATGTTAATTATGTTTATAAAGTTTTGAGACAGTAGCGTGCAGTATTATGTGCTTTAATCAAATGATTTGAGTACTTAACATTTAGCTTCCCTGGTTTAACTTCTTTGGACTACTTACAGTCTTTCTATTTGAGTACCTTAACTTCATATTGGTCATGAATCATTTATGTTCTGATATTAATTTGTAAACATGGAAAACAAGTCCCACCTCGATAGCAATGAATGCACAATGAATTTCTAAGACTGGGCATTACATAACCCATTAAATTTGTTCAGATTCTATGTAGCTAAATTTACTTTCGGTTGCTTGGTACTGTATTTACAGGCAAGATGTCTTGCAGAAGGAAACCTTATCCTTTTTCATCTCTAGGAGTAGTTTCATACCTTCTTGAAACAGTCAGCAATCTTAACAATACCAAGTGCTGTGCAGGGTTGCACATCTGTGATAGATTCATTCGGAGAATATTTTTTGAGTGGTGGGAAAGTGATTCTGATGTTGGTTGGAGCCATTGGTAAGACAATGTATATCCAAAAATGTATACACTTTGAAATAGACATGAATTGTTTCACACGCCACTTACTAGGAAGCTATCAAGTTACAGTTCTTAGTTGATTAATCATAACATACTATGTCATGCAACTATCAATAGGCAATTTTTAGTATTTCAAGTTTTTTGTCAAATGATCTAAATTTTATAGTGGGTGCTAATTTCTGATTCTGTAGTTCTTGAAAAGATAATCTACTGGCATAAATTACACATCAATTTTGTCATTATTCTGAACAAGTTGACCTCTGGACTGCTTATGACTGTATCAGTAACAATTTAATGGGTTTCTTAATTTCTCCTAGAAGGATTGTTTGAATATGATATTGGACATTGACATGCCATTTAACTTGTGCTGAAAACATTGTCATAATTTTCTGGGTGTTATCTTGATCATATACCAGAGCTTACATAGACAGGTTATTACTTGGTAGTTGAAGCATGAAGAAGCACATTCTCATGCTGGTCTGTTCCTCTAGAGAAATGGTGTCATTATAGATAGTTCTTAATCTATCACTAACCTTCATTTTGTTTCACCTTTCAGATGTCTATCTTATTGGAACTGTGATGCTTGTGTTTGGAATGGGTCTCTACGAGCTCTTCATCAGTAATTTTGATATAGCAAAAATGTCCTCCTCTGGATCAAACCTGCTTGGATTATTCAAACTTCTGGTTTGTCCCTTCACTCAATTATAGTTTAGATTTTAGATATCAGAACAAGTTACTAAATATCATAATGTTAATTTCTAAACTATTCTGGCTTTATTATGTTAAGGAACGACCTAGGTGGCTGGAAATAAAGTCAGTCAATGAATTGAAGACTAAGGTGGGGCACGTCATAGTGATGGCTCTATTGGTTGGGATGTTTGAAAATAGCAAGAAGGTCACAATATCTTCTCCAGCAGATTTACTATGCTTCGCAGCTTCTATTCTGCTGTCTTCAAGTTGCCTTTATCTTCTGTCAAAGCTTCATGCCACCAAATGAAGTAAGCACGCCTGAGGTAGCAGCTTAAGATGTATCCCATAATTTCCATTTTCGTTTACTGTAAAACTGGTGTATCTTTGACAGTTATCATATTATTCGTCAGACATAACTCAACTGTACATATTGCTTATGATGCACAATCTGTAGAAAAATAATAGATGCTTTTCAACTGAAGGTTTGTGGAAGAATTTGTCAATTTCAACTCTATAGTCTGTAAATGTAGGTTCAGATGAGTTACGCATATTAATAGGAATATACTGAAAAatcaggaactgttttctcagagTCAGCTATAGTCGtttcttatttaattttttttcctttcgttCAATATTAGTCTAATCTTCTGTTTTTCCTCAAGGTCTAAATACTTCCTGCTCTATCCCCAAACATGGACATAATAGTGTATGTTATCTAAATACTTCTCTGTCCCCAAACATGGCCATAATAGTATCTAAGCGAGAGAACCTTCAATACTGTTGTATGATACCATGGGCCTCCAATTTATCTTCTTTGTATGAAACAGCAACAAGCACCCAGGATGTATGAGAGAGCTGGGACCCTGCCATGCAATACTACTAGAATACTAGACTTGTTGCCTcattaaatagaaaataaaaaaggtaGGTAATGGATTTTAAGGTAGACAAATTGTTATACATAGAAAGGGAATTTtatcttgagaatttttttaatagATCTGTCagaaatcataaaaagaattgtagtGATTTTCTATCATGAAATATGACAAGACATCTTTGCACTAAAATCACTTCAATGGCAAAAACTCTGATCAACGTCCATCCTTAATTATTGTTCCATCTAAATTACTTATCCATCACATTATATCAGATCTCACAAATGGATGCTGAATTCTCAAGAAATCCGAAGGGTTGGCTGTAGAGAAACCAATTTTGAGATGTGAATCATGGATTGCTCAATACTGATCAAAGTTACTCATGTAAGCACTTTGATAGTACGATAGTCCTTATAATGCTTAATAGACACTTTGTATAAGGTGCACTAGAGGGAGTTTCCTTTTCATGCTACTGAGACCATCCAGGAAATTGTTGCCGCTATCACTCAACTGTTCATTTAGAATACCAAAGTATAAGCATCACATTGCAATGCTAATGCATTGAATTGCAAACATCATGGTGTATAGTTGGTGGAACCATGTGCCTGACATCAAAAGAGGTctcattgatgatctttatatcTCCAAAATCCCTCTTTTTCTTTCAGAGATGAGAGAAAGGAAGAATCTTttgtcaacttttttttttttctcatcttcaTCCAGCCACAGAAGGAAAAGCAATTTCCTATTTTCTCCTTTCATACTAACTTCTTATTGGTTGAATCAAGGAGAGAGGTGGTCGGAAACAGATAATGTCATTTTCTTTCTGAAAGTTTTTTGTGTTCTTTCTCTACAGAATACACAGGTTTAAAGAGAAATGAAAATTTTGTGTTCTTTCTCCTCATGTTCCAAACAACAGAAGGAAAGTGGTCATCTCTTATCTTCTCATAAACTTTTGTTCTCTTCCACTTTTCTGTTCTGAGTAGTTTCATGCAATGCATCAGTATACTGCAATTGTAGGCAAAAAACTCCTGTTTTGTGTGTTTTATCTGTTGCCTCTTGATATTCTTTCTATCCAAAAAAAGGTGTATACATTTTTCTGGTCCTAAGCTTTCAGCCATGTGAATCATGAGCATGTGGAATGGCACCGTTCCCCTCTTCATCTGCCACTGATGACCAAGCATTGCATCAGTTTAAGGAATTCAGGACTAACAATTTTAGATGGTCGATGCTTGCAATTTTACACACCTGTCATCTTAAATTTTGTGTGGCATTCCTTCTTTGTTCAAACTCACTAGTCCACCAATCAATGAAGGTTAGGATATCCCCAGGTTGTCACTTGCAAAGTATAGCATGGAGGTGACCTCACAAGAAACTGATGGCTAGGAATATATGGGAAGTAAAATAACAGGTGATGCATTTGCACAAGTAACATGATGGGAACCTTTAAACTTCCTGAGTACAAGAAAGTAGTTGGATGTGGGTACTTGGGTAACCAATTATTACTGTGACCAGCAGATATGAGGAACAGGAAATTAGATCTTCTGAGAGGGCATAGAAAAATAATGGGATAAGTATGAGAGGATTTCAGTCAAACATATCTAAGTGGGAAAGCTAACTTTTGGATGTGATTAGTGAAGAACATGTTCCTATTGATTCAGTGGAAGTTAGAAAACTTATTTTTATAGTTCAACTTGCTCAAAAAAAGATCTGgtttatattttttggattccCATATCAACATTCCTCCTTAGCAAAAACTGTTCCTTCCATGTCCCATGTTAGATTacctacattatttggcatctcaAGTTGGAGCAGCATGGCAAAGCAGATTGAATTGCAAGAAACGGTGGCCAGATTTATGAGTTTCTGCATTCCTACTCTCCTAGAATTCAAAACAAAACCTTCATCTGTACTTTAAAGAGTGGTATCCTGGAAGTCATTTTTGGTTGAGTTCAATCGCTTTTAACATTTGCACAATGGCAATGAAGTCTAAGAATTGATCTCTTACTTTGATCACTTGTGTAAAGTGGGGTAGACAATGAACATGTTAATTGTTAGTGGTGCCACAGAAGCATGCCCACATGCTTGAGATCTGTATTCTCCTGAAGAATTTGGTAACCAAAGCTTAGTGTCCCAAAAACTTCTTAATCACAAAGGGGATGTTGGATTCAACACTATAATCTGGAGAATTGAAGCACTAAACTAATGTCTAGTTGTTTTGTCATGATGGCCACTTGTTTTCTCAAAAGAACCAGAAACTCCTCTCACTTTGACTTGACTCTATTCCTGGAACCTCTGCTTTCACAAAAGGAAGATGTACATGTGACACTGACATTAAAAGTATAATGTGACAAAACTTTAGTGTTTCCAGTGCTCAAGAGTACAGTTCACGATCTAATTGTTGGCGACACAAGTATTCCAAAAACCACCAAAATGTTCTTGACCTCTTTcaacaaataataataagaatTTCTGGATCTCATGAAGATGGAGGCTGGTGTGTTTgtttgttgtgtgtgtgtgtgagagagagagagagagagagacagagagagagagagagagagcggttaCAAATGCATTTATGATCTGCTTGTTGGCACTTCTCTATGAGAAATTTACTTGGTATTATCAACTGTGTTCGTGAAAATTAAGTTGTAGGTAAGATAaagcttccttcatcaagaaatcCTTTTAGTTTTTTTTAGGACTTCTGTCATTCATAGTGACAATAAGCTCCACAAAATAAGTCTAGTTCAAAGAGAACTCATTACTCTGCTTTCTTGTTCCCTTATGATTGTCATAATGTTTGTCCTCAAATTCCTGCAACTTTTTTCTTATATTCCTTTGGTTTCCACAACCTTAGTAatgaaatgatttcagtttcagtACTGAAAGCACCTACTTCATCTGGAAGACTTGTTTGCCATAAGTTCCTCCATCAAACCATATCTCTTCAATGAAAAAATCAGATGCTTCAGTGGTACTCACCATTTTGGATCCATTCACAAACTCAGGAAATTGCTTGTCCTCCAATCCAACTGGCCTCAGCTGGATGGTATGTCCTATTCTTTTAGGTCTTCTGAATCAGTAGGCCATGAACGCAACTGTAGCCTTTGGATTTCTAAGCTTAGTGCAGTCTAATCAAGGACAATATTCCCTTTGTCATTTCACTTTGTGGTCTGGTCTCAACACATTGTACTTTGTTCTGGAAGTTCCACCTCAGATGTCTCCTGACACCTGACTATGAATGGAAAAGATACTTGGCTATCTTACTAAGTTTGCCAAACGAATCTATCCTAGGCCTGAAAGGATCTTGCTTGTCCTTTGTTTACTGATACAATTGAGACAGTGGGTCCTGAAACCCTAACAAGCAGGCCATGCTGCATATTTTCTGTTAGTGACTTGGCTTCACTATTTAAAGAAGGGATGTTGCAGCCATAgatgcaactcattccacctttcaTCCTTCCTACCTCTACCTTCAGTCGTGTGACTCTCATCAGTTCAGCAGCTGATCCTAACCCTAATCCATGGCTCTTTTGGCCAAACATGTCTCGCCTGTAGCAAAGCTGATCATTGCCATTCTCCTCATGCAGCTCTTCCACTCGGCTGAAGCAGGAACCCTAGAATGCAATGCATGGGTGGCCTCCGGCTGCGCTTCGACGGTGCCGAAAAATCCATGCCCCAGAAAGCTCCTCAAGGATATTCATGGTAGATACTTGATGCAGTGGCAGTCACCCACCAACCCGGGACATAGCCCCAGTATCGGCCATGGCATCCCTCATAAGATCTGAATCTGATATTATTCTGTTCTGGTTAAAATGTTGCATGAACCGGTGTGCTCCTGTTGTACGCGCATGTGATGTATTGCCATAGAGTCTAACTTGTTTCCTATCATAAAGCTTCATGCAGATCTCCTTCTTGTCATCTGCGTAGCATCTCATGTTCTTACTTCATGTTTCCTCCATTGTGTGTGTGCATCTGTTGTTACATGAGCTTAAACTCTCCTTCTTGTCATCTGTTGTTTCCTACCTTAAAGGTTCATGCAGATCTCCATGTTGTCATCCATGTAGCAGCTCATGTTCTTACTTCATGTTTCCTCCATTCTTTGTGTGCATCTGCTGTTACA
Proteins encoded:
- the LOC135617363 gene encoding uncharacterized protein LOC135617363; translation: MKSHRLVIRRSGGLMPSGIPSKPKLGLRVLGIFSAWPRLASFAPVKASSGVGDTSVSHSTIVPASAAEPGQRRDPVLGSLEVDDVEEKLEKVIYRFRFFAFLPVAGSLMGSIICFLKGCTSVIDSFGEYFLSGGKVILMLVGAIDVYLIGTVMLVFGMGLYELFISNFDIAKMSSSGSNLLGLFKLLERPRWLEIKSVNELKTKVGHVIVMALLVGMFENSKKVTISSPADLLCFAASILLSSSCLYLLSKLHATK
- the LOC135617359 gene encoding pentatricopeptide repeat-containing protein At5g42310, chloroplastic-like — encoded protein: MEAALIGFPLKPSLLNPFPRGFTSSPPGRRDLRKLAAVAPKNSILVPKDHLDDGVGQENEKEELSRESYNALIQSHCAKGRLDRSLHLLSRMEAAGMRPSTACYARLVYALGLTGRTLEADAVFREMKWSGHRLTSREYNSLLGGFLRKGQLLMADRLLVEMGKEGIDRNRETYLLLLDSYVHSGRLEDTWWVLGEMKEKGFWLDSFVYSKIIRLYRDNGMWKKAMSLVVEMHELGIEPDVRMYNGMIDTFGKYGQLDEAVKIFEKMQSTGLKPDIMTWNALIRWHCKAGDLKHALGFFAKMQEAGLYPDPKIFVNIIDQLGERGRWDEMKKLFEGMKYRGLRESGIIYSILVDIYGQYGTFHNAEECVAALKAEGMQVSASIYCVLANAYAQQGLCEQTLRVLQLMEADGIEPNLIMLNLLMNAFGIAGRHLEAMAVFEHIKESGISPDVVTYCTLMKAFMRGKKYEQVPIIYKEMEHAGCTPDRKAREMLHNASIICEQRGGFSTNSKTFLRSGNQ